A part of Geotrypetes seraphini chromosome 9, aGeoSer1.1, whole genome shotgun sequence genomic DNA contains:
- the P2RY13 gene encoding P2Y purinoceptor 13 translates to MNTTSYFLQTLSSDIFNISNGSSSRSCQRDTSIQRIVFPWLYTILFFAGITLNTLSGMIFFRIPSTSTFIVYLKNALIADLIMTLMLPFKILTDLGLGPWQLKAFVCRFSAVLFYETMYISITLLGLISLDRFLKIVKPFGKMWLHSVSFAKVISALVWLFIFSLSLPNIILSNRPPTPSSVKKCASLKNQLGMKWHEAVNYICQFIFWTVLILMVLFYAIISKRIYDSYAKSKSRNIQKIKSTKFRVFIVVAVFFICFAPFHFTRVPYTLSQTGNVADCKRQNQLFLAKESTLWLATTNICMDPLIYVFLCKPFRKMLVKFSTARNKSTTEETMQITQTTV, encoded by the exons ATGAACACAACTAG TTACTTTCTTCAAACACTGAGCTCAGATATTTTCAATATCTCCAACGGATCATCGTCCAGAAGCTGCCAGAGAGACACCAGCATTCAACGAATTGTATTTCCATGGCTATATACAATCCTGTTCTTTGCTGGAATCACACTGAACACTTTATCAGGAATGATATTCTTCAGAATCCCCAGCACTTCGACGTTCATTGTCTATCTGAAGAACGCATTGATAGCTGACCTCATAATGACTCTCATGCTCCCTTTTAAGATTCTAACCGATTTAGGTCTTGGGCCATGGCAACTCAAAGCTTTTGTATGTCGGTTTTCAGCTGTTCTGTTTTATGAAACCATGTACATTAGTATCACACTGCTTGGACTCATTAGCTTGGATAGATTTCTTAAGATTGTCAAGCCTTTTGGGAAGATGTGGCTGCATAGTGTTTCCTTTGCAAAAGTCATCTCAGCACTTGTCTGGTTATTTATTTTCAGCCTCTCGTTGCCAAACATAATTTTATCAAACCGACCTCCAACGCCATCATCTGTGAAGAAGTGTGCCTCTCTTAAGAATCAGTTGGGTATGAAATGGCACGAAGCTGTAAATTACATCTGCCAGTTTATCTTCTGGACCGTTCTCATTTTAATGGTTCTGTTCTACGCAATTATTTCCAAGAGAATATACGACTCCTATGCAAAATCCAAAAGCAGGAACATTCAAAAGATAAAAAGCACCAAATTTCGGGTGTTCATTGTCGTAGCTGTGTTTTTCATCTGTTTTGCCCCCTTCCATTTCACCAGAGTGCCTTACACACTCAGTCAGACCGGCAACGTGGCTGACTGCAAGAGACAAAACCAGTTATTCCTGGCTAAAGAAAGCACTCTGTGGCTAGCGACGACAAATATCTGCATGGATCCTCTGATATACGTCTTCCTatgcaagccattcagaaagatGCTAGTTAAATTTTCAACAGCAAGAAATAAAAGTACAACTGAGGAAACAATGCAAATTACCCAAACAACTGTGTAG